TGCGCGGGCAGAGCTTCGTCTACGAGCTGCTCTGGGACGGCGGCGCTGCCGTCGAGCGCGGCGAGAGCGAGCACCGCCTGCCCGGGCTCGTGGACGTGGCCGCGCTCGGAGGTGCCACTACGATCGAAAGGTGGCGGGGGTTCTTGGGGGAGTTGGCGGGGCCATGGCGGGGCCAAAGCGGGGCCTTGGCGGGGGGAGTGCGGCCCCCGGTTGTCGACGAGGAACCAGCGATTTCGCCGCCAGCGCGCATCTCGGGTGAGAAATCGCGTGCGTCGTATCGTGGTGGCAACGGTGTGCGCGTGGAGAACGCGGCGCCGTGACGCAGACGCCCGCGCAGTACCCGTACGTGTGGCGCATCAAGGCGACCAAGCGTGCAGACGCCCTGCCGACGTGCGCCGCGGACTTCCTCGAGCACGAGAAGGCGCGCAACTACGCGCTGCGCACGGTGCAGATGCACGACTACCACCTCGCGCGCTTCATCGCCTTTTGCGAGGAGCGCGGTGTTGTCTCCGTCCACGACGTCACCCGCCCCGTCGTCGTGCGCTTCCAGCGCTTCCTCTTCTACTACCGCACCAAGCGCGGCAAGCCGCTCGGCTACTCGAGCCAGAGCCAGGCGCTCGGTGCCGTGCGCCAGATGTTTCGCTACCTCACTCGCGCGTCCGTCGTGTACGCGAACCCCGCCGCCGACCTCGAGCTGCCGCGCAGAGACCAGACGCTGCCGAAGGCCACGCTCTCCATCGACGAGGTGGAGAAGATCTTGCGCTCCATCGACGAGAAGAACCCGATGGCGATCCGCGATCGCGCCATCCTCGAGACGCTCTACTCGACGGGCATGCGCCGCGTGGAGCTGTGCTGCTTGAAGGTGCACGACCTCGACGAAGAGCGCGGCGTCATCATCGTGCGCCAGGGCAAGGGCAAGAAGGACCGCGTGGTGCCCGTCGGCGACCGTGCGCTCGCGTGGATCCGAAAGTACATCGACAAGGAGCGCCACATGGTGGCCCTCGA
This genomic window from Deltaproteobacteria bacterium contains:
- a CDS encoding tyrosine-type recombinase/integrase, encoding MTQTPAQYPYVWRIKATKRADALPTCAADFLEHEKARNYALRTVQMHDYHLARFIAFCEERGVVSVHDVTRPVVVRFQRFLFYYRTKRGKPLGYSSQSQALGAVRQMFRYLTRASVVYANPAADLELPRRDQTLPKATLSIDEVEKILRSIDEKNPMAIRDRAILETLYSTGMRRVELCCLKVHDLDEERGVIIVRQGKGKKDRVVPVGDRALAWIRKYIDKERHMVAL